The following is a genomic window from Rutidosis leptorrhynchoides isolate AG116_Rl617_1_P2 chromosome 8, CSIRO_AGI_Rlap_v1, whole genome shotgun sequence.
TTTAACAAGTAACCCATGAACTTGTGTCCCAAATTTTAAGAACTTAAGATCAGAACAAGCAGATAGAACAGAAATAAATGTGATTGTATTCGGTTTTGGGATTAAACATTCTAGCATTTCTTTAAATACTTCTAGTACCCGTTGAAAAACTTGATTACGCACTAAACCAGTGACGAACGCGTTACAGCAGGCCACATTTTTATCAAGTGTTTGTTCGAAAACAACTGATGCAGTCATTAGGTGTTTACAATTACAATACATGGTAATAAGCGTAGTGGCTACATAAATATCTGCTTCAACACCAATCTTAACAGCCAAACAATGAACCTGTTGTCCATCTCTAACAGCAATGTTACAACCAGACAACAAGGTGGAAAGCGTAACTGAATCGGGCCTAACCCCATACTCGCTAACTCGTTTAAAAACGTCAAATCCTTTCTCGTAACACCCATGTTGAGAAAACCCAGAAACAAGGACGTTAATCGAGGTAGTAGTTGGTTCAGTAATTTCGTCGAACACCTTAAGTGCACTGTCTAAAAACTGAAACTTCATGTACATGTCGGTAAGGGAAGTTGCTGTATATATATCTGAATTGAACCCAGTTTTTGTAACATGGGCATGGAGCATTTGGCCATAGGAGATTAGTTTGAGTTTGGAGCATGATTTAAGAAGATAAGGGAATGTAAATTTGCTGAGGGGGTGTGATTGATAATGGAGATATGAAAATAACGAGAGGGCTTCTGTGTAAAATCCTGTGGTAACTAATTTTGATATGTTTTTACTCATTTGATTTGTGTAACTGCAAAGATTTTTGAATCGAATTAGATTAGAGAATGAAATATATTCAAGGATGCCTCCATTAAAAcggatatatgaatataaatatgattTAATGAGTTAAAAAAAATACCATGTATAATCCTATTTAGTTTTGCATTGCCATCTAGTCTAGGACTAGGATGGTATTATACCGGGGGTGTTCAGAAAATCGTAAAAAATCGTAAAAGTCGATCGAACCGTATCGAATTAGTTGGTTCCAGTTTTGAATATTAGCGGTCCGATCGCCAGTTTGAAAATAACTAAATCGTGAAACTCTGTCTGGTCTACAGTTTTAATAAGCCACCGACCGTTTAAGGACTGGACCGGACTCGACTCTTTGACAATAATATATAGATGACTGGCGTTCTCATTATGCACATGTGTTTGAGGCTTCAGGCAGGATTGTTTGTATGAAAAAAATGTTACTCTAAATAATACCATACTCTTTAATTTTAAACATTAAAATTGAACAAAACTCGACATTAAAAATGTAACTCTAACTTCGAGAATTTGAGGCTTCATTCCATACATATATTTTGCTTGCTTTTCAATAGAATGCCATATTTAAGAGAAAAAAAAGTCATTAATTATATCTGTTCGTgaaaattaataaaagaaaaaagAACTTGAAATCGTCAAAAAACGGACCGCCCAAACTGGACCAAATCGTCAAGCAAGACAGCTAACTCGGTCTAAGTTCGTTTGATATATGTTGAAACCGTATACACCGGTTTCGTTTGAGATTTAGTCCAAACCGGACCAAGTTGGACCGTGAACACTGAACACCTTTATTGATCAAGTAAGAGGGTGGTTTTTAAACATAAAAGAAAGTACAGGGATCGAAAAAGTAAATTATTTGGGACCCCCTGATTGTTATCATCCATTTCCGCTCATCACTAGATAACTAGATTCCATCTCATCTTTTTTATATACTGTCTCTATATTCCTGTATATCTATCCATCTTTCTATTCTATTCTATCCATCTATATAAACAGTAGTAGTATATTTATCTTCGTATTCATATTGACACCTCATCCAATCACTGTATTGTGTCAGGTGGTTAACAAACATGGAACTCTATCTTATATACCTTCTCTGATTTATCATTTGATACTGTTTGATTCTGTGTGAAAATCAGTCACGTAATTGGAGCTTAACGTTTGCGACCTAAGGTTAATTAATGCTTACATTTGTTGTTTGTTAGTTATTATAACTTCTAAGTTTGGATTAATAACTTCACGCTTATTACATGTGAATTTGATTGACTGATTAAGTGATTATGTTTGTGAAATGTTAATTTAGAGTTCAGCTGATTATGGATCTAGGGTTTTAACTTATATATTAGGTTTTGCTCACTTTTTTCTGAAAGTTATTAAATGGTATAGTAAATAGTAATTTTAACTTTTAGCATTCTGTTTAGAACATATAGCTGTTTATATTCAGTTCATTTTTTGTAGTTTTACTTTGTTATGGTTTGTGTTGTTGCAAGAGTGAAGGAAGTAAGAATTTGGTTGAGGTAGTTATGTTAATAAAATGTTAATTTAGGTAGGCGTGTTAACGAGATCTGTATACTCGGGCTCGTTTAGGTCAAGTAAAAGTCGAGCTCCAAGAAAAGTTACTACTCGATTAGATTCATGAGACGAGCTTAAAAGATTAAAGTTCGATCATGCAGGGGGTCTAACCTCAAGAGTATTTTGTATTTGAGATCATTAAATAAATGTAACTAGTAAGATTTGTACTTAATACCTACAGAATAAAAGAGTTTTTGTGAACTATAGGTCAAGCTATGAAGCGAGTTTGTCAAGTTTGAATCTTTTAATGACCAACGAAGGCTGAAAATTAGctctttaaaaaatatttaaatatctAAATATGCACTGAATTCTTGCTCGAACAATAAGAAGTTATCGAATTCAAACACAATGATTATTATTTGTTCGAGTTCGAGTTGAGTAGATATTAAACGGGCTGAGCTCAAGTTCCTGATTCTTAACTTGGATGATAGGTATAAAAGCAACCTAAGCATTGTTACAGGCCTTAAACTTACATATTAGATGTAGAATTGTTTGAAAATTGAGTTGTAGAATTTGCAGGTTACTACTTTAGTTAGAGCAATATTTTATGTACTTATAGCTTCATATGGTTTCTTAATATCATAAGTGCTTTGAAGTGTGGGTAAGGATGTGTTCTAGCTTAATTATGTGATAGGGAAACACATACTTATGTTTAAGTTGGTGGCATGGTGCTTATATAAAAAACACCTTTTAAGCCATAAGCGCATTATGCAATCTCAAACATCCATGTTTAAAACCTCTAATCGTTTATACGGGAGTCTATTTTCTATTACTATTGTTCAGTAGATGGGTGTTCATGACATCTTGTTGAGTTGTTATCCTAATCTGGTTAGTGTATGAGATGTTAAACCGTAAAGGGGAGCTTTTGTGACTTATTATATGTTAGGAGAACCTATGCGACCTCTATAAAGGTTTTAGGAGTTTTATTGAATGAATTGTTTAGATTATACTCATCATTTGTATGTTACATTATATATTGACACACTAGAAGCTACAATTTGAGTATTATTTATACTTGCTAAGTTTGTTAATCCATTTAGGTGGGTACAATGTCAACTGCTGCACGAAAGAGGCTTATGAGGGATTTTAAGAGGTTACAACAAGACCCTCCTGCAGGTATTAGTGGAGCACCTGAAGACAATAATATAATGGCGTGGAATGCTGTCATATTTGGGTAATTGTCTAATTCTATATTTATAAATCAGTTCAAATTATTTATTTTACTTTTCAATTttgtttatgtgtgtgtttgtgcaTATATTGTAATGACATAAGGGTaatatcttttttcttcttctttgctAATTGCAGTCCGGATGACACTCCATGGGATGGAGGTATTGGCTTTCAAAGTACCCGTATCATTTGCCTACAAACAAAATAAACAAATTTTTAATTTACTGGTACatctgtttctttttctttttttattgaTAACTTACTGTTGAACAAACAGGTACATTCAAATTGGTCCTAAATTTTTCAGAGGATTATCCAAATAAGCCACCAGTTGTGCGATTCATTTCTCGTATGTTCCACCCTAACAGTAAGTATATATAAGCTATGCAAACTTCCTCTTGTTTATACTCTCGTGGCTTTCGATTTTTGGATCAAAATTTCAAATTGAACCCTCAAAATGCCGTGTTAACTTCGAACCCTATTCATATGTTTTCAATTCTAAATCATGTATTCATATGTACAGTTTATGCTGACGGAAGCATCTGCTTGGATATTTTACAAAATCAGTGGAGTCCTATCTATGATGTTGCTGCTATTCTTACTTCTGTCCAGGTAATAGTTTTACAAATGTTTTTGCACTTTGAATAGATCATAAGACCAAGGTGGTGTTTTTGTTGTTTGAATTGTCTAATAACAAATAAGTAAATAGATGTCCAAGTGTTTGGTCAACCTTTGAGAATCGAGACTCATCTCGTTCAGGCTAATTATCTTGTTTTGTTCTGATGCATGTTGTCTTGCTACATGTTAGTCATTGCTTTGTGACCCGAACCCAAACTCGCCTGCGAATTCAGAAGCTGCACGAATGTTTAGTGAGATGAAACGTGACTACAACAGGAGAGTACGAGAGGTTGTTGAACAGAGCTGGACTGCTGACTAATCTCAACTACTTTGCTGTAACGTCTTTCCATTACCAGTTTGAGTTTTGAGTGCACTGCTTTCTGATTGAGTATTTTGTGTATTCTATGTTC
Proteins encoded in this region:
- the LOC139864825 gene encoding ubiquitin-conjugating enzyme E2 2-like, whose product is MSTAARKRLMRDFKRLQQDPPAGISGAPEDNNIMAWNAVIFGPDDTPWDGGTFKLVLNFSEDYPNKPPVVRFISRMFHPNIYADGSICLDILQNQWSPIYDVAAILTSVQSLLCDPNPNSPANSEAARMFSEMKRDYNRRVREVVEQSWTAD